A section of the Akkermansia muciniphila genome encodes:
- a CDS encoding argininosuccinate synthase, which yields MKIVVAYSGGLDTSVLLKWLKEKYNAEIIAYCADVGQAEELDGLEAKALATGASKCFIGDLKEDFATNYIFPMMQANALYEGRYLLGTSIARPCISKDMVDLAIREGADAIAHGATGKGNDQVRFELAVNALAPNIKVIAPWRDPEFRQQFPGRTEMIAYAESHGIPIRQSLKKPYSMDRNLLHISFEAGMLEDTWYDGTTPADREMYKLSVSPEDAPDQAEYIQLLYEKGDVVGIQYDGLAALLKELDVTPQGERGGYTLLSPLGVMYVLNALGGKHGIGRVDIVENRFVGMKSRGIYETPGGTILLAAHRDIETITIDREVQKVRDSLIPEYATLVYNGFWFAPEREAIQALVTKSQETVNGEVRLKLYKGNVMYAGRRSPQSLYSEEIATMEGGHEELYNQDDAEGFIHLNGLRLKQFSRVNKPYGN from the coding sequence ATGAAAATCGTAGTTGCATACTCTGGCGGCCTTGACACTTCCGTTCTTCTGAAGTGGCTCAAGGAAAAGTACAATGCCGAAATCATCGCCTACTGCGCAGACGTAGGCCAGGCGGAAGAACTGGATGGCCTGGAAGCCAAAGCCCTGGCTACGGGAGCCTCCAAGTGCTTCATCGGCGACCTCAAGGAAGACTTCGCCACCAACTACATCTTCCCCATGATGCAGGCCAATGCCCTGTATGAAGGCCGCTACCTGCTGGGCACTTCCATCGCCCGTCCCTGCATTTCCAAGGACATGGTGGACCTGGCCATCCGTGAAGGAGCGGACGCCATCGCCCACGGCGCTACAGGCAAGGGGAATGACCAGGTGCGCTTTGAGCTGGCCGTGAATGCGCTGGCCCCTAACATCAAGGTCATCGCCCCGTGGCGCGACCCTGAATTCCGCCAGCAGTTCCCGGGCCGTACGGAAATGATCGCCTATGCGGAATCCCACGGCATCCCGATCCGCCAGTCCCTGAAGAAGCCTTATTCCATGGACCGCAACCTGCTCCACATCTCCTTTGAAGCCGGGATGCTGGAAGATACCTGGTATGACGGCACCACCCCCGCGGACCGTGAAATGTACAAGCTTTCCGTTTCTCCGGAAGACGCCCCGGACCAGGCTGAATACATCCAGCTCCTGTATGAAAAGGGCGATGTGGTCGGCATTCAGTACGACGGCCTGGCCGCCCTGCTGAAAGAACTGGACGTCACCCCGCAGGGAGAACGCGGCGGCTACACCCTGCTCAGCCCGCTGGGCGTCATGTATGTGCTGAACGCCCTGGGCGGCAAGCACGGCATCGGCCGCGTGGACATTGTGGAAAACCGCTTCGTGGGCATGAAGAGCCGCGGCATTTATGAAACCCCCGGCGGCACCATCCTGCTGGCGGCCCACCGCGACATTGAAACGATCACGATTGACCGTGAAGTGCAGAAGGTGCGCGATTCCCTCATCCCGGAATACGCCACGCTGGTTTACAATGGTTTCTGGTTTGCTCCGGAACGTGAAGCCATCCAGGCCCTGGTGACCAAGTCCCAGGAAACCGTCAACGGGGAAGTGCGCCTGAAACTTTACAAGGGCAACGTCATGTACGCCGGACGCCGTTCCCCCCAGTCCCTGTATTCCGAAGAGATCGCCACGATGGAAGGCGGCCACGAGGAGCTGTACAACCAGGACGACGCGGAAGGCTTCATCCACCTGAACGGCCTGCGCCTGAAGCAATTCAGCCGCGTCAACAAGCCGTACGGCAACTAA
- a CDS encoding sulfatase-like hydrolase/transferase: MTPFLRLLPAVFFWVCSLSMGAPGGSKPNIILIYADDLGMGMLGCYGQQIVKTPNIDRLARQGVMFTRCYSSQYCCPARASLLMGVHDSHSGSYTQTAGGLVTRAEKEGWSNGELEEKAAKASPIKPSAREVFLPELLKKAGYATAQFGKLDWGFNTWHAEMKRHGWDYYTGYMDHQRAHGFYPSFLWKNGERLPLEGNTRPDAGITVENYSAGATEKRRGSRDGKTTYAPDVMLRETLEFMKKNRNRPMFIFFSTNLPHGPVDIPPAENTYAGHPEIRKAYADASGPNRECAGAAEEYASMVDKLDKQVGAIVAQVRSLGLEKRTMIIFASDNGHELYYRTDKSRGRGLNCHGGVLDGTGEVLDAFRGSRGRISPDEGMVNMAGLKWTNHEGGIRVPMIISWPGTVPAGKTCHALTANYDHMAAFAELAGIPMPAGKDAVSYNNPLFGKQAAPRSHIVVDRTIITEDGWKLTNQRGKWLLFQITADPEERHNLAETQPERLRQLQAIYSREVGSPRKDK, from the coding sequence ATGACCCCTTTCCTGCGCCTTCTGCCGGCGGTATTTTTCTGGGTGTGCTCCCTGTCCATGGGGGCGCCTGGCGGGTCCAAGCCCAACATCATCCTCATTTACGCGGACGACCTGGGCATGGGCATGCTGGGATGCTACGGCCAGCAGATCGTCAAGACGCCCAACATTGACCGCCTTGCAAGGCAGGGAGTCATGTTCACGCGGTGCTACAGCAGCCAGTACTGCTGCCCGGCGCGGGCCTCCCTGCTCATGGGAGTGCATGACAGCCATTCCGGTTCCTACACGCAGACCGCCGGAGGGCTGGTCACGAGAGCGGAAAAAGAAGGCTGGAGCAACGGGGAACTGGAGGAAAAAGCCGCCAAGGCCTCCCCTATCAAGCCATCCGCCAGGGAAGTCTTTCTGCCGGAACTATTGAAAAAGGCAGGTTACGCCACCGCGCAGTTCGGCAAGCTGGACTGGGGGTTCAACACCTGGCACGCTGAAATGAAAAGGCACGGCTGGGACTATTATACGGGCTATATGGACCACCAGCGCGCCCACGGTTTCTACCCCTCTTTCCTGTGGAAAAACGGGGAGAGGCTCCCCCTGGAAGGCAACACAAGGCCGGACGCCGGAATAACGGTGGAGAATTACAGCGCCGGAGCCACGGAAAAACGCCGCGGCAGCAGGGATGGAAAAACAACCTACGCCCCGGACGTAATGCTCCGGGAAACGCTGGAATTCATGAAGAAGAACCGGAACAGGCCCATGTTCATTTTCTTCTCCACCAATCTTCCGCATGGCCCCGTGGACATCCCGCCTGCGGAAAATACGTATGCCGGACATCCGGAGATACGCAAGGCGTACGCGGACGCCTCCGGTCCCAACAGGGAGTGCGCCGGAGCGGCGGAGGAATACGCCTCCATGGTAGACAAGCTGGACAAACAGGTAGGAGCCATCGTGGCGCAGGTCCGCAGCCTGGGCCTGGAAAAACGGACCATGATCATTTTTGCCTCCGACAACGGGCATGAACTCTATTACCGGACGGATAAGAGCCGCGGGCGCGGCCTCAACTGCCACGGCGGCGTGCTGGACGGTACCGGGGAGGTATTGGACGCCTTCCGCGGCAGCCGCGGGCGCATCAGCCCGGACGAAGGCATGGTTAATATGGCCGGGCTGAAATGGACCAATCATGAAGGGGGCATCCGCGTCCCCATGATCATCTCCTGGCCCGGCACCGTTCCGGCAGGAAAAACCTGCCACGCCCTCACCGCCAACTACGACCACATGGCCGCCTTTGCCGAGCTCGCCGGGATCCCCATGCCTGCCGGGAAGGATGCCGTTTCCTATAATAATCCGCTGTTCGGCAAACAGGCCGCGCCGCGCAGCCATATAGTCGTGGACCGCACCATCATCACCGAAGACGGGTGGAAGCTCACCAACCAACGGGGGAAATGGCTCTTATTCCAAATAACCGCGGACCCGGAGGAAAGACACAACCTGGCGGAAACGCAGCCGGAGCGGCTCCGGCAGCTCCAGGCCATTTACAGCAGGGAAGTGGGCAGCCCGCGGAAGGACAAGTAA
- a CDS encoding YraN family protein: MGLARSIAARLRRFHKWNCPSLNREERNTEWLGRYGELAAASFLRAEGCSVLRRNWRPVRGGELDMVCRDGDCLVFVEVKTRTGNGHGGARRAVNARKRALIRQGAAEWLRQLPDRVLFRYDIVEILYREGCPPECRRIRGAFGEKDLPSS, from the coding sequence ATGGGCCTTGCCCGCTCCATCGCCGCTCGTTTGCGCCGGTTTCACAAATGGAACTGTCCATCCCTGAATAGGGAGGAGCGGAATACGGAGTGGCTGGGAAGGTACGGGGAACTGGCTGCGGCCTCCTTCCTGCGTGCGGAGGGCTGTTCCGTGTTAAGGAGAAACTGGCGTCCCGTCAGGGGCGGGGAACTGGACATGGTGTGCCGGGACGGGGACTGCCTCGTCTTTGTGGAAGTGAAAACCCGTACCGGGAATGGGCATGGAGGCGCAAGGCGCGCCGTGAATGCCCGGAAAAGGGCGCTGATACGCCAAGGGGCTGCGGAATGGCTGCGCCAGCTTCCGGACCGTGTCCTCTTCCGGTATGATATTGTGGAAATCCTGTACCGGGAGGGTTGTCCGCCGGAATGCAGGCGCATCCGCGGAGCGTTCGGGGAAAAGGATTTGCCTTCTTCATGA
- a CDS encoding 3D domain-containing protein codes for MNLRIIATLSCAVAAMFVSSCSTNGAVTGMEKSSSDALVLARAGETAKGFVQPLAPSRSAVPSSKLPKLGRDKHKMPFYHPAQRTRVVRTTAYTHSERDHLAYGPRNAVGTTLKYTSSVRSAAADWSVYPLGTTFRIKGQPYLYVVDDYGSALVGTGTVDIYQPNKKLMKEWGRRYVELTIVRWGDPANSLEVLGSRRGYRHCRAMYAALQQRVSKGLYAKAD; via the coding sequence ATGAATTTAAGAATAATTGCCACCCTGTCCTGTGCCGTAGCGGCCATGTTTGTCAGCAGTTGCTCGACGAACGGAGCTGTGACCGGCATGGAGAAATCCAGTAGTGACGCCCTTGTTTTGGCCCGTGCAGGTGAAACAGCCAAGGGGTTTGTTCAACCCCTGGCGCCGAGCCGTTCGGCAGTGCCTTCTTCCAAGCTCCCCAAACTGGGGCGCGACAAACACAAGATGCCGTTTTATCATCCAGCCCAGCGCACCCGTGTGGTACGCACCACGGCTTACACCCATTCCGAACGTGACCATCTGGCCTACGGACCCCGGAATGCCGTTGGTACGACGCTGAAATACACTTCTTCCGTACGCAGCGCCGCCGCGGACTGGTCCGTTTACCCCTTGGGAACCACTTTCCGCATCAAGGGCCAGCCCTACCTTTACGTTGTTGACGATTACGGAAGCGCGCTGGTAGGCACCGGAACCGTTGACATTTACCAGCCCAACAAGAAGTTGATGAAGGAATGGGGCCGCCGTTACGTGGAACTGACTATCGTCCGCTGGGGAGACCCCGCCAACAGTCTGGAAGTGCTCGGCAGCCGCCGCGGCTACAGGCATTGCCGCGCTATGTATGCGGCCCTGCAGCAGCGTGTATCCAAGGGCCTTTACGCCAAGGCTGACTGA
- a CDS encoding uracil-DNA glycosylase codes for MSPGLPQHLTLDYLRSLLSRGVEKAAVTEEARTVLRKWVMDARRIARGEIPSAPPSLPGTGESQPQPEMPDQAQLDSVDEVSFGNELRAILSGVQPGGTEEEAAVPRHISFDLEGETEEEKLASLRELVINWPPLRKMGSLRDTPVFSSGSPRADIMMVTDAPGLYEEKQGVPLAGPSGEKLDAMLKAMGLSRSDIYLTHLVKYRPALPRQLTNNRPPTDREIEVSLPILREEILLVRPKVVVALGAIAARGILQSGETPLSALRGTFHTAFDTPVRVTYNPSYLLRTEDISEKRKVWEDMLCVMEQAGLPISEKQRSYFLPKK; via the coding sequence ATGTCTCCCGGCCTGCCCCAACACCTCACGCTGGATTATCTGCGCTCCCTGTTATCCCGGGGGGTGGAGAAAGCTGCCGTCACGGAGGAAGCCAGAACAGTATTGAGAAAATGGGTGATGGATGCCCGCAGGATTGCCCGGGGGGAAATCCCCTCCGCTCCTCCCTCCCTCCCCGGAACCGGAGAATCACAGCCGCAGCCGGAAATGCCGGACCAGGCACAGCTGGATTCCGTGGATGAAGTTTCCTTCGGCAATGAGCTCCGGGCCATTCTCAGCGGAGTGCAGCCGGGCGGAACGGAGGAAGAAGCAGCCGTTCCCCGCCACATTTCCTTTGATCTGGAAGGAGAAACCGAGGAGGAAAAACTTGCCTCCCTCCGTGAACTGGTCATTAACTGGCCCCCGCTCCGGAAAATGGGCTCCCTGCGGGATACGCCCGTTTTTTCTTCCGGCAGCCCCAGGGCTGACATCATGATGGTGACGGACGCTCCCGGCCTGTATGAAGAAAAGCAGGGGGTTCCCCTGGCCGGCCCCTCCGGGGAAAAGCTGGACGCCATGCTGAAGGCCATGGGGCTTTCCCGTTCCGATATTTACCTGACTCATCTGGTCAAGTACCGCCCCGCCCTTCCCCGGCAGCTTACCAACAACCGTCCCCCCACGGACCGTGAGATAGAGGTTTCCCTCCCCATTCTCCGGGAGGAAATCCTGCTGGTGCGGCCCAAAGTGGTGGTAGCCCTGGGGGCCATCGCCGCCAGGGGCATCCTCCAATCCGGAGAAACGCCGCTTTCCGCCCTGCGGGGGACGTTCCATACGGCGTTCGATACGCCCGTACGCGTTACTTATAATCCCAGCTACCTTCTCCGCACGGAAGATATTTCAGAAAAGCGAAAGGTCTGGGAGGACATGCTGTGCGTCATGGAACAGGCCGGCCTCCCCATTTCCGAAAAGCAACGTTCCTATTTCCTGCCCAAAAAGTAA
- the rpsN gene encoding 30S ribosomal protein S14, with the protein MAKKSWIARDKKKADTVKRYAELREQLKAEKDYIGLTMLPRNASPTRTVNRCLVSGRRRAFIRRFKLSRISFRELANAGMIPGVTKSSW; encoded by the coding sequence ATGGCTAAGAAGAGCTGGATCGCAAGAGACAAGAAAAAGGCTGACACCGTCAAGCGCTACGCAGAACTGCGTGAGCAATTGAAGGCTGAGAAGGATTATATCGGTTTAACCATGCTGCCCCGCAATGCAAGCCCGACCCGTACGGTCAACCGCTGCCTTGTTTCCGGCCGCCGCCGCGCGTTTATCCGCCGTTTCAAGCTTTCCCGTATTTCCTTCCGCGAACTGGCCAACGCCGGCATGATCCCCGGTGTGACCAAGTCCAGCTGGTAA
- a CDS encoding heavy metal translocating P-type ATPase, whose product MTNSPRDRHGVSSHTDPVCGGEVREDTPWKAGYQGKTYFFCSRACRDKFTQTPEEILSHPPDSGHGMKMEGMDMPMHHHGDMVHSSLPPAPDSPGAVYTCPMHPQIRQDHPGACPICGMTLEPLLPSATVPDHAELDDFRKRFYFSLPFVILIFIISMSGHLAAWMNPGVQNWVELLLAVPVILWAGAPLLARGWESVKTRNPNMWTLIGAGTSIAFLYSLAATIVPGWFPSVFIHDGHVPVYYEAAAIIISLSLLGQVLELKARSRTAEAIRALMNLAPSTAHLVVPNGMESDIPLKDVQPGDVLRVKPGEKIPVDGILKDGGSDVDESMLTGEPIPVSHVPGDKLIGATLNTTGTFTMTAQEVGNNTVLARIVNLVAQAQRTKAPMQRLADKVAGYFVLAVVLVAVLTFFAWGFWGPHPGWTHGLVNAVAVLIVACPCALGLATPMSMMVASGKAATLGILFRDAASLETMHKVNVLVMDKTGTLTEGKPSLVNITTANNVNMDALLARCASLEQRSEHPIARAFIRKAGEEKITLSPVEDFQSFPGGGVAGTFQGSKVCVGTADMMQKQGVDVSPLAPWVEEQRRQGRVTVFAAVDGHAAGAFSLADKIRENTRQALADLTAQGIRIIIASGDAPATVEAVARDLGISEFHGGMTPADKQALIASLKNGNTVVAMAGDGVNDAPALAEADVGIAMGTGSDVAMQSCGVTLVKGNLLVISKAFTLSTATVKNMKSNLGFAFVYNALGIPIAAGILYPFWGILLSPVIAAAAMCLSSVSVILNALRLRRFS is encoded by the coding sequence ATGACCAACAGCCCACGGGACCGCCACGGCGTTTCCTCTCATACGGATCCCGTCTGCGGAGGAGAAGTCCGGGAAGATACTCCCTGGAAGGCTGGCTATCAGGGAAAAACCTATTTTTTCTGCAGCCGCGCCTGCCGGGACAAGTTCACGCAGACCCCGGAAGAAATCCTCTCCCATCCTCCGGACTCCGGACACGGCATGAAGATGGAGGGCATGGACATGCCCATGCACCATCACGGAGACATGGTCCATTCCTCCCTGCCGCCGGCGCCGGACTCCCCCGGCGCCGTGTACACCTGCCCCATGCACCCTCAAATCCGGCAGGACCATCCCGGCGCCTGCCCCATCTGCGGGATGACGCTTGAACCCCTGCTTCCCTCCGCTACCGTCCCGGACCACGCAGAGCTGGATGACTTCCGCAAGCGCTTTTATTTCTCCCTGCCTTTCGTCATTCTGATCTTCATCATTTCCATGAGCGGCCATCTTGCCGCATGGATGAACCCCGGCGTTCAGAACTGGGTGGAACTGCTCCTGGCCGTTCCCGTGATCCTGTGGGCCGGAGCACCGCTCCTGGCCCGCGGATGGGAATCCGTCAAGACCCGCAATCCAAACATGTGGACGCTGATCGGCGCCGGAACTTCCATCGCCTTTCTATACAGCCTGGCGGCCACCATCGTGCCCGGCTGGTTCCCGTCCGTCTTTATCCATGACGGGCACGTGCCCGTTTATTATGAGGCGGCTGCCATCATCATTTCCCTCAGCCTGCTGGGGCAGGTTCTGGAACTGAAAGCCAGGTCCCGCACGGCGGAAGCCATCCGGGCCCTGATGAATCTGGCTCCTTCCACCGCCCACCTGGTCGTGCCCAACGGCATGGAAAGCGATATCCCCCTGAAGGACGTGCAGCCCGGCGACGTGCTGAGGGTGAAACCGGGAGAAAAGATTCCCGTGGACGGCATCCTGAAAGACGGCGGGAGCGACGTGGATGAATCCATGCTGACGGGGGAACCCATTCCCGTCTCCCATGTTCCGGGGGACAAGCTGATCGGCGCCACGCTGAACACCACGGGCACCTTCACCATGACGGCGCAGGAGGTGGGTAATAACACCGTCCTGGCGCGCATCGTGAACCTGGTGGCCCAGGCCCAAAGAACCAAGGCCCCCATGCAGAGGCTGGCGGACAAGGTGGCGGGGTATTTCGTCCTTGCCGTGGTGCTCGTCGCCGTCCTGACGTTTTTCGCGTGGGGCTTCTGGGGGCCCCATCCGGGCTGGACGCACGGCCTGGTGAATGCCGTCGCAGTCCTGATCGTGGCATGCCCCTGCGCTCTTGGCCTTGCCACGCCCATGTCCATGATGGTGGCTTCCGGAAAGGCGGCCACCCTCGGCATCCTGTTCCGGGACGCCGCCTCCCTGGAAACCATGCACAAGGTAAATGTCCTGGTGATGGACAAGACCGGAACCCTTACGGAAGGGAAGCCCTCCCTGGTCAATATCACCACGGCAAACAACGTGAATATGGATGCGCTGCTGGCCCGGTGCGCCTCCCTGGAACAGAGGAGCGAACACCCCATCGCCCGCGCCTTCATCCGGAAAGCCGGGGAGGAAAAGATCACCCTGTCACCCGTTGAGGATTTCCAGTCCTTCCCGGGGGGCGGCGTGGCCGGGACCTTCCAGGGCAGCAAGGTATGCGTGGGCACGGCGGATATGATGCAGAAGCAGGGCGTGGATGTTTCCCCGCTGGCGCCATGGGTGGAGGAACAGCGGAGACAGGGCCGCGTCACCGTCTTTGCCGCGGTGGACGGCCATGCGGCGGGAGCCTTTTCCCTGGCGGATAAAATCCGGGAAAACACGCGCCAGGCTCTGGCGGACCTGACCGCGCAGGGCATCCGCATCATCATCGCTTCCGGGGACGCTCCGGCAACGGTGGAAGCCGTGGCCAGGGACCTGGGCATTTCCGAATTCCACGGAGGGATGACCCCGGCGGACAAGCAGGCGCTCATTGCTTCCCTGAAAAACGGGAATACCGTGGTCGCCATGGCGGGGGATGGCGTGAATGACGCCCCCGCACTGGCGGAAGCGGACGTGGGCATCGCCATGGGAACGGGATCGGATGTAGCCATGCAGAGCTGCGGCGTCACGCTGGTGAAGGGGAACCTGCTGGTCATCTCCAAGGCATTCACCCTCTCCACCGCCACCGTGAAGAATATGAAATCCAACCTGGGCTTCGCCTTCGTTTACAATGCCCTGGGCATCCCCATTGCCGCCGGCATCCTGTATCCCTTCTGGGGAATCCTGCTTTCCCCCGTGATTGCCGCGGCGGCCATGTGCCTGAGCTCCGTTTCCGTCATCCTGAACGCCCTGCGCCTGCGGCGCTTTTCATGA
- the nth gene encoding endonuclease III has translation MDTKKRASIVREELMSLYGNPPIPLTHRDPYTLLVAVLLSAQCTDKRVNLVTPALFALASTPEEMARQDVETVREIVRPCGLSERKASAIVNLSRILVEKYQGKVPCDFQALESLPGVGHKTASVVMVQAFGVPAFPVDTHIFRLSRLWGLSKGKTVEAVERDLKSLFPENTWGELHLRIVLYGREYCPARGCGGKCPICSRLAREDGSEGV, from the coding sequence ATGGATACGAAAAAACGGGCTTCCATTGTCCGGGAGGAACTCATGTCCCTGTACGGGAACCCTCCCATTCCGCTGACGCACCGTGACCCCTATACCCTGCTGGTGGCGGTCCTGCTGTCGGCCCAGTGTACGGACAAGCGCGTGAACCTGGTGACGCCCGCCCTGTTCGCCCTGGCTTCCACCCCGGAGGAAATGGCCCGGCAGGATGTGGAAACTGTCCGGGAAATTGTGCGGCCCTGCGGCCTCTCGGAAAGAAAGGCTTCCGCCATTGTCAACCTCAGCCGCATCCTGGTGGAAAAATACCAGGGAAAGGTTCCCTGTGACTTCCAGGCGCTGGAATCCCTCCCGGGCGTGGGGCATAAGACGGCCTCCGTCGTCATGGTTCAGGCCTTCGGCGTTCCCGCCTTCCCGGTGGATACGCATATTTTTCGCCTTTCCCGGCTCTGGGGGCTGAGCAAGGGTAAAACGGTGGAGGCCGTGGAGCGTGACTTGAAAAGCCTTTTCCCTGAAAATACGTGGGGGGAACTCCACCTGCGCATTGTCTTGTATGGCCGGGAATACTGTCCGGCGCGGGGTTGCGGAGGGAAGTGCCCCATCTGCAGCCGCCTGGCCCGGGAAGACGGTTCCGAAGGGGTCTGA
- a CDS encoding FmdB family zinc ribbon protein: MPIYEYISEHPDDPAQSCPVCRRGFELRRPVDREPLEKCLVCKHPVRKVISRVNVPEVTKPLSVSDAKAAGFTVLERRDKGVYEKL, translated from the coding sequence ATGCCCATATACGAGTATATTTCCGAACACCCCGACGACCCCGCGCAGTCCTGCCCGGTGTGCCGCCGCGGTTTTGAATTGCGGCGCCCCGTGGACCGTGAGCCGCTTGAAAAATGCCTGGTGTGCAAGCACCCGGTACGCAAGGTGATCAGCCGGGTCAATGTGCCGGAGGTCACCAAGCCCCTCTCCGTTTCAGACGCCAAGGCAGCAGGATTCACCGTGCTGGAACGCCGGGACAAGGGCGTTTATGAAAAACTGTAA
- a CDS encoding hemolysin family protein, whose translation MNDPDPLSILAAFGAAEAPDAVPALGGMTLAVAGLILFLLLNAFFVASEFALMKVRGSQLKAGEGVPARTRRKLALARKTVKHVDLYLAACQVGITLSSLALGFLGTFFVVELTAPFLLSVGLGGSASVYGIALAVTFIFFACCQVVFGEFIPKAMAVRHPDKAALATVPLLRFFYTAFKYTGILGLTGGIARFVLKYLLGIDPRSTACTVHSTDELMYLVEESERSRELTRQEAEISRNALELNDMCVKDVMTPRSEVDVMDLTAPFEENWELARKSRHTRFPLVEGDHLDEVKGWVHVKDLLKLVGQDNPDLMSVRRELRVVPDTMPLDSLLTFFLKEHSHFALVVDEFGDSIGLVFLDDVLEQIVGDDIQDEFDQEEMREFVKTGKDTYAVNGAITLFDLADYLPEMDLDCPGVTTLGGYVISRLGYIPEEGEELAIGRYRAVVTGSDGRRITQILLTRLPEEEEE comes from the coding sequence ATGAATGATCCGGACCCTCTGAGTATTCTTGCGGCCTTCGGGGCCGCTGAAGCGCCTGACGCTGTTCCGGCGCTGGGCGGGATGACGCTGGCGGTTGCCGGCCTGATCCTTTTTTTATTACTGAATGCGTTTTTTGTGGCGAGCGAGTTCGCCCTGATGAAGGTACGGGGAAGCCAGTTGAAGGCTGGGGAAGGCGTTCCCGCACGGACCCGGAGGAAGCTGGCTCTGGCCCGGAAGACGGTCAAGCATGTTGACCTGTATCTGGCGGCTTGCCAGGTGGGCATTACCCTTTCCTCCCTGGCGCTGGGATTTCTGGGCACGTTTTTCGTGGTTGAACTGACGGCCCCTTTCCTGCTTTCCGTGGGGCTGGGCGGCTCTGCTTCCGTTTACGGCATTGCGCTGGCCGTTACGTTTATTTTCTTTGCCTGCTGCCAGGTCGTTTTTGGGGAATTCATTCCCAAGGCCATGGCGGTACGCCATCCGGACAAGGCCGCCCTGGCGACGGTCCCCCTGCTGCGTTTCTTTTACACGGCATTCAAATATACGGGCATCCTGGGCCTGACGGGGGGAATAGCCAGGTTTGTGCTGAAATACCTGCTGGGCATTGATCCCCGCTCCACCGCCTGCACGGTTCACAGTACGGATGAACTGATGTATCTGGTGGAGGAGAGCGAACGCTCCCGGGAACTGACCAGGCAGGAGGCGGAAATTTCCAGGAACGCACTTGAACTGAATGATATGTGCGTCAAGGACGTGATGACCCCCCGCTCTGAAGTGGACGTAATGGATCTGACGGCTCCCTTTGAGGAGAACTGGGAGCTTGCCCGGAAGTCCCGCCACACCCGTTTTCCCCTGGTGGAGGGAGACCATCTGGATGAGGTGAAGGGATGGGTTCATGTGAAGGATTTGCTCAAGCTGGTGGGCCAGGATAATCCGGACCTGATGAGCGTGCGGCGCGAGTTGCGCGTGGTGCCGGATACGATGCCCCTGGACAGCCTCCTGACCTTTTTCCTGAAGGAACATTCCCATTTTGCCCTGGTAGTGGATGAATTCGGAGATTCCATCGGCCTGGTGTTTCTGGACGATGTGCTGGAACAGATCGTGGGGGACGACATTCAGGACGAGTTTGACCAGGAGGAAATGCGTGAATTCGTCAAGACCGGCAAGGACACGTATGCCGTGAACGGCGCCATTACCCTGTTTGACCTGGCGGACTATCTGCCGGAAATGGATTTGGATTGTCCAGGCGTCACTACGCTGGGCGGTTACGTGATCAGCCGGCTGGGTTACATTCCGGAAGAGGGGGAAGAGCTGGCCATTGGCCGTTACCGGGCTGTGGTGACAGGGTCCGACGGCAGAAGAATCACGCAGATCCTGTTGACCCGGCTTCCGGAGGAAGAGGAGGAATAA
- a CDS encoding ribonuclease HII, which yields MAEKSHPDLSFEAEARSSGFLYVAGVDEAGRGPLAGPVVAGAVILPELPEELAGLNDSKQLTAAKRERLFLALLECGQAVCSVGMASVEEIDRLNILRATHLAMARAVEGLPMRADFCLVDGLPVKGLPVPHRAIVKGDGRSLSIAAASVLAKVTRDRMMTEADASYPQYGFAKHKGYGTKAHMEALRRHGPCPLHRRSFAPVSQMELSIPE from the coding sequence ATGGCGGAAAAGTCACATCCGGACCTGAGCTTTGAGGCGGAGGCGCGTTCCTCCGGTTTTCTTTATGTGGCCGGGGTGGATGAAGCCGGCCGCGGTCCGCTGGCCGGGCCCGTGGTGGCCGGAGCGGTTATTCTTCCGGAATTGCCGGAAGAATTGGCGGGCCTGAATGATTCCAAGCAGCTGACTGCGGCAAAGAGGGAACGCCTGTTCCTGGCCCTGCTGGAGTGCGGCCAGGCGGTGTGTTCCGTGGGGATGGCTTCCGTGGAGGAAATAGACCGGCTCAATATCCTGAGAGCCACCCATCTGGCCATGGCGCGCGCCGTGGAAGGACTGCCCATGCGGGCGGATTTCTGCCTGGTGGACGGTCTGCCCGTCAAGGGGTTGCCCGTTCCGCACCGCGCCATCGTGAAGGGGGACGGGCGGAGCCTGTCCATTGCCGCCGCCAGCGTTCTGGCCAAGGTAACGAGGGACCGCATGATGACGGAGGCGGACGCCTCCTACCCGCAGTACGGTTTTGCAAAGCACAAGGGATATGGCACGAAAGCCCACATGGAAGCCCTGCGGAGGCATGGGCCTTGCCCGCTCCATCGCCGCTCGTTTGCGCCGGTTTCACAAATGGAACTGTCCATCCCTGAATAG